CAGGTATCATACCAAACAACTGAATTTTTGTCTTCATATGAGGTGTTTTCTTTGATAAACCCTTTTATAAACTCTAAAGCTTCTTTTCGGTTTTTAAAAGAATATACCTCTGCCATCAAAGCAGAAGCTTTTTCTTTAAAAAGTTCAAACATTATGATTCCCTCCTGTAAGCCTCTGCAAGCAGGCTTATCACATGTTTTACCTTTGCATTAACCTTATACCTTTGTGTACCTTCTCCTAACTGCATCATGCAGGCAGGACATTCTGTGGCTACCACCTCTGCTCTGGTATTTTTTACGTCTTCCATCTTGGACTGAAGTATCTTTAAGCTGGTATCTGCGTAAGCTAAGTGATAAGAACCACCGCTTCCACAACAGGCATCTGGTTTTTTCATCTCGACCAACTCAACCCCTGGAATAGCTTTTAAGAGTTCTCTTGGCTCTACCCAAACCTTCATAGATTTTTTAAGATGACAGGGATCATGATAGGTTACCTTAAGCTTTAACTCTGCCTTTGGCTTTTTAAGCTTGATAACTTTTAAAAGAAAACTGGTAATATCGTATACCTTTTCAGCCCATTTTTTAGCTTTTGTCTCGTATTCTTGATCACCTTCAAAGATCATAGGATATTCGTGTTTTAGAGCACTTCCACAAGAAGCACATCCTGTTATGATATATTCTGGGTTTATCCTTTCAAAAAGGTCCAAGTTGTTTTTAGCCAGCTCCTTTGCCTTTTCTATATCTCCGTGCACCATAACTGGCATACCACAACAGTTCTGCCCCTTAGGGATTAAAGTTTTTATTGCATTTTTCTTTAAAACAAAAAGAATATCATCTCCTATTTCTGGATAAAGATAGTTTATAGAACAGCCGGTGAAAAATAAAGCTGTAGCCTGAGGGTTGGAGACCTCTACCACCTCAGGTGTACTATCCCTAAAAGACTTAGAGGCAAACTCTGGAAGCACAAAGTATTCATCAAACCTCTTTCCAAGGGTTCTCAAGAAAGCCCTTGGGGCCCTAAGTTTAGGCCCCCGTTTTTCTAAAAAGAACCCTTGCATTTTAGAAAAAGCTTTTAACCCCTTATCAAAAAGAGATGGATGAGTTAAAGCCCAAAAAGCTAATTTTTTTACCCAAGGTTTACCTAAATCTTTTGCAAGCTTATGTCTTAGTGCCAAAATAATTTTATCGTACTTTACCCCTGTAGGGCAGGCAAGCATGCAGGACTTACATACCAAACAGTTATAGATAAGGTTCATAAGATCCTTATCGCGAATTTTACCTTCTAAGTAGGCCTCTCCTAAGGCAATCTTACCTCTGGCAACTGCACTTTCCTTTACCTCAGTCCCATAAACAGGACAAACAGCCATGCAGTTGCCACACTTCATACATCTTATAAGTTCTCTCTTTAAAGCCTCATCGCTTTCAAAGACACTTTTTCCCACCGTTTAATCCTCCATAGGGACTAATTTTCCAGGATTTAAAATATTGTCAGGGTCCAAAGCCTTTTTAAGACGTTTCATAACCTCAATGCCAGAGCTACCGATTTCATTCTTCAGATACTTTTTCTTGGCTATCCCTATTCCATGTTCTCCTGAAAGCGTTCCTCCAAGCTTTAAAGCAGCCTCAAAGATTTCGTCTATGGCTTTATCAAGTCTTGCCATCTCGTCTTTATCCATAGGGTCAACCAAGATGGTGGGATGAAGGTTCCCGTCTCCAGCATGACCAAAGGTTCCTATGGTAAGATTGTATTTTTTAGCGATTTCCTGGATAGCTCTTAACATGTCTACAATCTTAGTTCTAGGAACAGTTGCGTCCTCTAACACTGTAGCCGGCTTTATTTGAGCCAAAGCAGGAAGAGCTGCCCTTCTTGCTGCCCAGAGGTTGTCTCTTTCTTGGTCTGTTTCTGCAACTTTGTATGTTCCTTTATTTTTTTGTATTACCTCTATTACCTTTGTTGCCTCTTCCTCTACCCCATCTTTTCCGTTTCCGTCGACCTCTATAAGCAACAACGCAGCAGCATCGGTAGGTAGACCTACTTTAGCAAAGTTTTCTACAGTCCGTATGGTCATGTTATCCATAATCTCTAAAGTAGCAGGTATAACGTGAGCCCTTATGATGTCTGTAACCGTTTGTCCTGCATCTTCAAGGGTACCAAAAAAGGCTATCATAGATTTTCTGTACTTAGGTGCAGGGATAAGCTTTAAAATTACCTCGGTAATAATACCCAAGGTTCCTTCAGACCCTACAAAGAGTCCGGTAAAATCATAGGCGGTAACGTTTTTAACGGTTTTTCCTCCAAATCTAAACACCTCTCCAGTAGGTAGAACCACCTCCATACCCATTACATAGTGTTTGGTAACCCCATACTTAAGACCTCTTAAACCACCTGCGTTTTCTGCTACGGTTCCTCCGATGGTAGCCACTGCCATAGACCCAGGGTCTGGAGGATAGATTAAACCATACTTAGCCACCTCTGCATTAAGGGTAGCTACTACCACCCCAGGTTGCACCGTTGCGGTAAGATTGTCAGTATCTATTTCTAAAATCTTGTTCATCCTTTGAAAGGAGATTACCACTCCTTTACTTAAGGGGACAGGGCCCCCGCTTAAACAGGTCCCTGCCCCTCTTGGATAGATAGGTACTTTATTCTCTCGACAAAGCTTAACTATTCCCTGTACCTGCTCTGTAGTTTGAGGGAAAAGCACCGCCCCAGGAATTTCCCTGGGAATCCCTGGGGTAGCATCATAACTGTAGGTTATAAGCTCTGATTCTTTGGTTAAAACATTTTCCTCTCCTAAGAGAGAAATACAGGCATTTATAAAGGCATTACTTAACATAATTTGCCCCCTTGCCTACAATTCTTGAAATGATTACCAATAAAATCGAAGCTACAAAGGTAGCTATAAGTATGTTATATCCTTCCTGAACTGCCGCTTGTGCAGCTGAAGCAGCTTTAGCAGTCTCTACCGCCTTTTCCCAGACAGGTATCATCCAAGTAAACACATAGGCCTGTAACATCGCAAGAATTCCCATCAAGAAAGTTAAAATTACAGAATGTTTAAAGGTAAATCTAAAAATATCTCCCTCTTTTCCGCTAAGACCGGTTGCTGCAGTAGCCACAGCTATAGACTGAGGAGAGATCATCTTACCCATAACACCACCGGAGGAGTTGGTAGCTACCGTAAGCACAGGGTCTATACCGATCTGTCTTGCAGTAACTTCTTGAAGTTTACCAAAAAGAGCGTTGGTAGAGGTATCAGAACCAGTCATAAACACTCCTAACCAACCAAGGAAGGCAGAGAAAAGCGGGAATAAAAATCCGGTAGAAGCAAAAGCCAATCCCAAGGTAATAGCCATACCAGAATAGTTCATAAGATAAGCAAATCCTAAAATAATTCCGATGGTAAGGATTGCCCATTTAAGAGAATTAAGGGTTTTTCCTGCAACTCTGATCGCGGTAGAAATAGAAGCACCTACTACAGGTATAGAAAGAATAGCTGCAAAAAGAATAGAGGTTCCTGCGGCGCTAAGGATATTCCAGGTATAAACTGCTGCCTTCGGCTTACCTACATAGTCTATTACCTCTTTGTCAAGTCCAACGATAGGAAATTTTAAGGTCAAAATCTGGTCTAAAGCTACTTTAACTGACTTAACACCCCAAGCAGCAACAAAAATAGAAAGGAGTATAAAAGGGGCCCATGCCCTAAAAACCTGACCTAAGGTGTACTGGAGCTTAGCCTTTTCTACCACTTCTTCATGTTCAAAGGTCCAAACCTCCTTAGGATGCCAAATCCTTACAAAAATAGCTGTACAGAGGATAGTTACGATAGAAGATAAAATATCTGGAAGATATGGACCTAAATAGTTAGAAACCAAAAACTGTGTAATAGCAAAAGAACCACCAGCAACGAGAAGAACCGGCCAGATTTCTAAGCTCTTTTTCCATCCTGCCATAACCACCGACATATAAAAAGGAATAAGCACACTAAAGAAAGGAAGCTGTCTTCCTACCATCTTGGATAAGGCCATTAAGTCTACTCCTGACACCTGAGCACCAACCACGATAGGAATTCCAATAGCACCAAAGGCAACTGGTGCAGTGTTTGCCAAAAGGGCTATACCAGAGGCATAAACAGGGTTAAATCCAATACCTGCAAGCATGGCTGCAGAGATAGCAACCGGAGTACCAAATCCAGCCGCACCCTCTAAAAACGCTCCGAAACAAAAGGCTATAAGGATAGCCTGAACCCTTCGGTCGTTACTTATCGCGGCTAAAGAGTTTTTGATGATTTCAAACTGCTTTGTTTCTACAGAAAGATTATA
Above is a genomic segment from Thermodesulfobacterium commune DSM 2178 containing:
- a CDS encoding L-lactate permease; translation: MAWQMDVNPLGNIGLSALVAAIPIFFLFWALAYKRMKGHWAALGAVFIALIIAVTVYKMPVNLAVLSTFYGFLFGLWPVSWIVITAIYLYNLSVETKQFEIIKNSLAAISNDRRVQAILIAFCFGAFLEGAAGFGTPVAISAAMLAGIGFNPVYASGIALLANTAPVAFGAIGIPIVVGAQVSGVDLMALSKMVGRQLPFFSVLIPFYMSVVMAGWKKSLEIWPVLLVAGGSFAITQFLVSNYLGPYLPDILSSIVTILCTAIFVRIWHPKEVWTFEHEEVVEKAKLQYTLGQVFRAWAPFILLSIFVAAWGVKSVKVALDQILTLKFPIVGLDKEVIDYVGKPKAAVYTWNILSAAGTSILFAAILSIPVVGASISTAIRVAGKTLNSLKWAILTIGIILGFAYLMNYSGMAITLGLAFASTGFLFPLFSAFLGWLGVFMTGSDTSTNALFGKLQEVTARQIGIDPVLTVATNSSGGVMGKMISPQSIAVATAATGLSGKEGDIFRFTFKHSVILTFLMGILAMLQAYVFTWMIPVWEKAVETAKAASAAQAAVQEGYNILIATFVASILLVIISRIVGKGANYVK
- a CDS encoding FAD-binding oxidoreductase, which produces MLSNAFINACISLLGEENVLTKESELITYSYDATPGIPREIPGAVLFPQTTEQVQGIVKLCRENKVPIYPRGAGTCLSGGPVPLSKGVVISFQRMNKILEIDTDNLTATVQPGVVVATLNAEVAKYGLIYPPDPGSMAVATIGGTVAENAGGLRGLKYGVTKHYVMGMEVVLPTGEVFRFGGKTVKNVTAYDFTGLFVGSEGTLGIITEVILKLIPAPKYRKSMIAFFGTLEDAGQTVTDIIRAHVIPATLEIMDNMTIRTVENFAKVGLPTDAAALLLIEVDGNGKDGVEEEATKVIEVIQKNKGTYKVAETDQERDNLWAARRAALPALAQIKPATVLEDATVPRTKIVDMLRAIQEIAKKYNLTIGTFGHAGDGNLHPTILVDPMDKDEMARLDKAIDEIFEAALKLGGTLSGEHGIGIAKKKYLKNEIGSSGIEVMKRLKKALDPDNILNPGKLVPMED
- a CDS encoding (Fe-S)-binding protein, with the translated sequence MGKSVFESDEALKRELIRCMKCGNCMAVCPVYGTEVKESAVARGKIALGEAYLEGKIRDKDLMNLIYNCLVCKSCMLACPTGVKYDKIILALRHKLAKDLGKPWVKKLAFWALTHPSLFDKGLKAFSKMQGFFLEKRGPKLRAPRAFLRTLGKRFDEYFVLPEFASKSFRDSTPEVVEVSNPQATALFFTGCSINYLYPEIGDDILFVLKKNAIKTLIPKGQNCCGMPVMVHGDIEKAKELAKNNLDLFERINPEYIITGCASCGSALKHEYPMIFEGDQEYETKAKKWAEKVYDITSFLLKVIKLKKPKAELKLKVTYHDPCHLKKSMKVWVEPRELLKAIPGVELVEMKKPDACCGSGGSYHLAYADTSLKILQSKMEDVKNTRAEVVATECPACMMQLGEGTQRYKVNAKVKHVISLLAEAYRRES